The following proteins come from a genomic window of Methanocella conradii HZ254:
- the radA gene encoding DNA repair and recombination protein RadA, producing MAAERMTIEDLPGVGPATADKLKEAGYTSIEAIAVASPAELAAAAEVGENTAAKIVAAAKKCSNIGGFETGDAVFERRKAVGKLKTGSSALDELLGGGVETQSITEFYGEFGSGKTQVAHQLAVNVQLPPEEGGLNGSVIMIDTENTFRPERIAQMVKGLKNGDDYDPEDFLKNIHVARAYNSNHQILLVESASELAEKLKDSDKPVRLIIVDSLTAHFRSEYVGRGTLADRQQKLNKHMHDLMRFGDINNAAIIVTNQVQAKPDAFFGDPTRPIGGHIVGHTATFRVYLRKSKGEKRIARLVDSPNLPEGEAIFSVTTEGLRD from the coding sequence ATGGCAGCAGAAAGAATGACCATAGAGGATCTACCTGGCGTGGGGCCTGCAACCGCCGACAAGCTCAAAGAGGCAGGGTACACATCGATAGAGGCGATAGCTGTCGCATCGCCCGCAGAGCTGGCAGCGGCCGCCGAAGTCGGAGAGAACACAGCGGCTAAGATAGTGGCTGCGGCCAAGAAGTGCTCCAACATCGGAGGGTTCGAGACCGGAGACGCCGTATTCGAGCGGCGGAAGGCGGTGGGCAAGCTCAAGACCGGGTCGAGCGCCCTGGACGAGCTACTGGGCGGCGGAGTGGAGACCCAGTCGATAACCGAGTTCTACGGAGAGTTCGGGAGCGGCAAGACCCAGGTGGCCCACCAGCTCGCCGTCAACGTGCAGCTTCCCCCTGAGGAGGGGGGCCTTAATGGCTCGGTCATCATGATCGACACCGAGAACACGTTCCGCCCCGAGAGGATAGCCCAGATGGTCAAAGGGCTGAAGAACGGCGATGACTACGACCCTGAGGACTTTTTGAAGAACATCCACGTAGCTAGGGCGTATAACTCTAACCACCAGATTTTACTGGTCGAGAGCGCCTCCGAGCTTGCCGAGAAGCTGAAGGATAGCGATAAGCCCGTCAGGCTCATCATTGTGGACTCTCTTACCGCCCACTTCAGGAGTGAGTACGTGGGCAGGGGGACCCTGGCAGACAGGCAGCAGAAGCTGAATAAGCACATGCACGACCTCATGAGGTTCGGGGACATCAATAACGCGGCGATAATTGTTACGAACCAGGTTCAGGCTAAGCCCGATGCGTTTTTCGGCGACCCCACGAGGCCTATCGGGGGACACATCGTTGGCCACACTGCCACGTTCAGGGTGTACCTTAGAAAGTCGAAGGGCGAGAAGAGGATAGCTAGGCTCGTGGACTCGCCCAACCTGCCCGAGGGGGAGGCCATCTTCTCGGTGACCACCGAAGGGCTCAGGGACTAA